Proteins encoded in a region of the Gallalistipes aquisgranensis genome:
- a CDS encoding sigma-54-dependent transcriptional regulator: MNKTKIIVVEDNIVYCEYVCNMLSREGYRNMKAYHLSTAKKHLQQATDNDIVVADLRLPDGSGIDLLCWMRKEGKMQPFIIMTDYAEVNTAVESMKLGSIDYIPKQLVEDKLVPLIRSILKERQAGQRRMPIFAREGSAFQKIMHRIRLVAATDMSVMIFGENGTGKEHIAHLLHDKSKRAGKPFVAVDCGSLSKELAPSAFFGHVKGAFTGADNAKKGYFHEAEGGTLFLDEVGNLALETQQMLLRAIQERRYRPVGDKADRNFNVRIIAATNEDLEVSVNEKRFRQDLLYRLHDFGITVPPLRDCQEDIMPLAEFFRDMANRELECSVSGFSSEARKALLTHAWPGNVRELRQKVMGAVLQAQEGVVMKEHLELAVTKPTSTVSFALRNDAEDKERILRALKQANGNRSVAAELLGIGRTTLYSKLEEYGLKYKFKQS, encoded by the coding sequence ATGAATAAGACAAAAATAATTGTGGTGGAAGACAACATCGTGTATTGCGAATATGTCTGCAATATGCTGTCACGGGAGGGCTACCGCAATATGAAGGCTTACCACCTCTCAACCGCGAAGAAACATCTGCAACAGGCAACAGATAATGATATCGTGGTTGCCGACCTGCGTCTGCCTGACGGCAGTGGCATAGACCTTTTGTGCTGGATGCGAAAGGAGGGAAAGATGCAGCCCTTCATCATTATGACCGACTACGCCGAAGTTAATACCGCCGTGGAAAGCATGAAACTCGGCTCGATAGACTATATTCCCAAACAGCTTGTGGAGGATAAACTTGTCCCCCTGATCCGTTCCATACTGAAAGAACGTCAGGCAGGACAACGCCGTATGCCTATATTCGCCCGTGAAGGTTCCGCCTTTCAGAAAATCATGCACCGCATAAGGCTGGTAGCCGCCACCGATATGAGCGTGATGATATTTGGTGAGAACGGCACGGGCAAGGAGCATATTGCCCACCTGTTGCATGACAAGAGCAAACGTGCAGGCAAGCCATTTGTGGCGGTGGACTGCGGTTCACTCTCCAAAGAGCTTGCACCGTCGGCTTTCTTCGGACACGTCAAAGGTGCATTTACAGGTGCGGACAATGCCAAGAAAGGATATTTCCATGAGGCGGAAGGCGGCACGTTGTTTCTGGACGAGGTAGGAAACCTCGCGTTGGAAACCCAACAGATGTTGCTCCGTGCCATACAGGAGAGGCGGTATCGCCCGGTCGGAGACAAGGCAGACCGGAATTTCAATGTCCGCATCATCGCTGCTACCAATGAAGATTTGGAGGTATCGGTGAATGAAAAGCGTTTTCGGCAGGATCTTCTGTACCGCCTGCACGACTTCGGGATAACCGTTCCTCCGTTGCGTGACTGTCAAGAAGACATTATGCCGCTGGCAGAGTTCTTCCGTGATATGGCAAACAGAGAGCTGGAGTGTAGCGTGAGCGGGTTCAGTTCCGAAGCACGTAAAGCGTTGCTGACACACGCATGGCCGGGCAACGTGCGGGAACTTCGGCAGAAAGTTATGGGTGCTGTATTGCAGGCGCAGGAAGGTGTTGTCATGAAAGAGCATCTGGAACTTGCCGTGACGAAACCGACCTCTACTGTCAGCTTCGCCTTGCGCAATGACGCGGAGGATAAGGAGCGGATATTGCGTGCGTTGAAACAGGCAAACGGCAACCGGAGTGTCGCCGCAGAACTGCTCGGCATAGGCAGGACAACACTATACAGCAAACTTGAAGAGTATGGACTTAAATATAAATTCAAGCAATCATAG
- a CDS encoding RteC domain-containing protein has translation MNYFLLAETDFFRLINEAGDCNMETAYTAFATQVIELCNGGMDMNLTVIALAYIEIELQHHPVRNLSEEKREIAAYVSKALSFVRKMQKFLATPQVPPLISANNATETTASLLQWTGNAIDLVELIYGIDVMGCINNGNMPLKQLAPLLYKIFGVDSKDCYRFYTDIKRRKNESRTYFIDRMQEKLNERMLRDEELERMRK, from the coding sequence ATGAATTATTTCTTGCTGGCGGAAACCGACTTTTTCCGCCTGATAAACGAAGCCGGCGACTGCAATATGGAAACGGCATACACGGCTTTCGCCACCCAAGTGATCGAACTGTGCAACGGCGGCATGGACATGAACCTTACCGTCATCGCGCTTGCCTACATCGAAATCGAGTTGCAGCACCATCCCGTACGTAATCTGTCAGAAGAAAAAAGAGAGATTGCCGCCTACGTCAGCAAGGCTCTGTCTTTCGTAAGAAAGATGCAGAAATTCCTTGCCACGCCCCAAGTGCCACCACTAATATCCGCCAACAACGCAACAGAAACCACCGCCAGCCTTCTTCAATGGACGGGCAATGCCATCGACCTCGTGGAACTTATCTACGGCATAGACGTGATGGGCTGCATCAACAACGGCAATATGCCGCTCAAACAGCTCGCCCCACTTCTCTATAAGATATTCGGGGTTGATTCTAAAGACTGCTACCGCTTCTACACTGATATCAAACGCCGGAAGAACGAAAGCCGCACCTATTTCATTGACAGGATGCAGGAAAAACTGAACGAGAGAATGTTGCGTGATGAGGAGTTGGAGCGGATGAGAAAATAA
- a CDS encoding N-6 DNA methylase: protein MAFNRKQKLRDNIEAIRTAFILDRENRTATTEERAILQRYCGFGGLKCILNPAKELTDAVRWAKSDLELFAPTVELHRLIRENSKDETEYKRFVDSLKASVLTAFYTPKEITDTIADVLADYSVRPARMLEPSAGVGVFVDSMLRHSPNADVMAFEKDLLTGTILRHLYPDQKMRTCGFEKIERPFNNYFDLAVSNIPFGDIAVFDAEFQRSDSFGRRSAQKTIHNYFFLKGLDAVRDGGIVAFITSQGVLNSTKTSVRNELFSQANLVSAIRLPNNLFTDNAGTEVGSDLIVLQKNLSKKEMSQDERLMTVIQTDTKTALTDNAYFIHHPERIVHTMAKLDTDPYGKPAMVYLHEGKAAGIAGDLRRMLDEDFHYRLAMRLYSGSIRQAGTEEKVAVQNKVERPAIKLETVSSAQTVETPTEKPQPADEKPEIEPRPQYSAGVQLTLLDLWGMTEEVSQPKTSKKKKTVKKAVTAKSTPPKPKVTVTPTAPTAKPAMENKEVKAENTAKPADPDDIYATLDWDTNPPINGFYEMMMGLTPERRKELRELARQHNEKQVAEKTEVKAVPETSREQPRQEETQPEAVAAPAVTDTPSEAVGTFLFPDIEAEKPKEEVVDLSPRAYHRTPEMHLREGSLVADRGRHNIGYLKDITPYGATFQPLDLKGYQKEKALLYVSLRDAYERLYRYESLRREANVPWREHLNTCYDEFVMRYGNLNAKQNVKLVMMDAGGRDILSLERMENGKFVKADIFEHPVSFAVESHANVGSPEEALSASLNKYGTVNLDYMREITDSTAEDLLTALQGRIYYNPLVTGYEIKDRFIAGNVIEKAERIEAWMGDNPENERMPEVKQALEALKDAEPQRIAFEDLDFNFGERWIPTGVYAAYMSRLFDTEVKIAYSASMDEFSVVCGYRTMKITDEFLVKGYYRNYDGMHLLKHALHNTCPDMMKSIGKDEHGNDIKMRDSEGIQLANAKIDEIRNGFSEWLEEQSPQFKERLVTMYNRKFNCFVRPRYDGSHQTFPDLNLKGLASRGIKSVYPSQMDCVWMLKQNGGGICDHEVGTGKTLIMCIAAHEMKRLNLAHKPMIIGLKANVAEIAATYQAAYPNARILYASEKDFSTANRVRFFNNIKNNDYDCVIMSHDQFGKIPQSPELQQRILQAELDTVEENLEVLRQQGKNVSRAMLKGLEKRKHNLEAKLEKVEHAIKSRTDDVVDFKQMGIDHIFIDESHQFKNLTFNTRHDRVAGLGNSEGSQKALNMLFAIRTIQERTGKDLGATFLSGTTISNSLTELYLLFKYLRPKELERQDIRCFDAWAAIFAKKTTDFEFNVTNNVVQKERFRYFIKVPELAAFYNEITDYRTAEDVGVDRPAKNEILHHIPPTPEQEDFIQKLMQFAKTGDATLLGRLPLSETEEKAKMLIATDYARKMALDMRMIDPNYEDHPDNKASHCAKMIAEYYQKYDAQKGTQFVFSDLGTYQPGDGWNVYSEIKRKLTEDYGIPPSEVRFIQECKTDKARKAVIDAMNAGTVRVLFGSTSMLGTGVNAQKRCVAIHHLDTPWRPSDLQQRDGRGVRAGNEIAKHFAGNNVDVIIYAVEKSLDSYKFNLLHCKQTFISQLKSGAMGARTIDEGAMDEKSGMNFSEYMALLSGNTDLLDKAKLEKRIASLEGERKSFNKGKRDSEFKLESKTGELRNNTAFIDAMTEDWNRFLSVVQTDKEGNRLNIIKVDGVDSADEKVIGKRLQEIAKNATTGGLYTQVGELYGFPIKVVSERILKEGLEFTDNRFVVEGNYKYTYNNGHLAMADPLAAARNFLNAMERIPSIIDQYKAKNEVLEMEIPQLQEIAGKVWKKEDELKQLKSELAALDRKIQLELAPPTPEVAEKENEGQQLKPEAEDVRNRQAQYPENAPPQIRSPADSIVANHVIIGRPGLYAKEETRSKGLKI, encoded by the coding sequence ATGGCGTTTAACCGCAAACAGAAACTGCGGGACAACATCGAGGCGATACGGACGGCATTCATCCTTGACAGGGAAAATAGGACAGCGACAACCGAAGAGCGTGCCATACTTCAAAGGTACTGCGGTTTCGGCGGTCTGAAATGTATCCTCAACCCTGCAAAGGAACTGACGGATGCCGTCCGGTGGGCGAAATCCGACCTCGAACTGTTCGCCCCGACGGTGGAGCTGCACAGGCTTATCCGTGAGAACAGCAAGGACGAAACAGAGTACAAGCGGTTTGTGGATTCGCTGAAAGCGTCCGTGCTGACCGCTTTCTACACCCCCAAAGAGATAACCGACACCATCGCGGACGTGCTGGCAGATTACAGCGTCCGCCCCGCCCGTATGCTCGAACCGTCGGCAGGTGTCGGCGTGTTCGTGGATTCCATGCTGCGGCACAGCCCCAATGCGGATGTGATGGCTTTCGAGAAGGATCTGCTCACGGGTACAATCTTGAGGCATCTCTATCCCGACCAGAAAATGCGCACCTGCGGTTTTGAGAAAATCGAAAGACCGTTCAACAATTATTTCGACTTGGCGGTGTCCAACATTCCGTTCGGTGACATTGCCGTGTTCGACGCGGAGTTTCAGCGGAGCGACTCTTTCGGCAGACGCTCCGCCCAGAAAACCATCCACAACTATTTCTTTCTCAAAGGACTGGATGCCGTGCGTGACGGCGGTATCGTGGCGTTCATCACCTCGCAAGGGGTATTGAATAGCACCAAGACCTCCGTGCGTAACGAGCTGTTCAGTCAGGCCAATCTGGTATCCGCGATACGCCTGCCCAACAACCTGTTCACGGACAACGCGGGCACGGAGGTGGGCAGTGACCTGATTGTCCTGCAAAAGAACCTCAGCAAGAAGGAAATGTCGCAGGACGAGCGGCTGATGACCGTGATACAGACGGACACGAAAACCGCCCTGACCGACAACGCCTATTTCATCCACCACCCGGAACGCATCGTGCATACGATGGCGAAACTTGACACAGACCCCTACGGGAAGCCCGCTATGGTTTATCTGCACGAGGGCAAGGCAGCAGGCATCGCCGGGGATTTGCGCCGTATGCTCGACGAGGATTTCCATTACAGGCTTGCCATGCGCTTGTATTCGGGTTCAATCCGGCAGGCAGGAACGGAAGAAAAAGTTGCCGTTCAAAATAAAGTAGAGCGTCCTGCCATAAAATTGGAAACAGTATCCTCGGCGCAGACGGTGGAAACTCCGACAGAAAAGCCGCAACCCGCAGATGAAAAGCCGGAGATAGAACCGCGCCCGCAATATTCCGCAGGCGTGCAGCTCACCCTGCTTGACCTCTGGGGGATGACGGAAGAGGTCAGCCAACCGAAAACCTCCAAAAAGAAAAAGACGGTGAAAAAGGCAGTTACGGCAAAGTCCACTCCGCCCAAACCGAAAGTCACGGTTACACCGACAGCTCCAACTGCAAAACCCGCAATGGAGAATAAGGAGGTGAAAGCGGAGAACACCGCCAAGCCTGCCGACCCGGACGACATCTATGCCACACTGGACTGGGATACCAATCCTCCCATCAACGGTTTCTATGAAATGATGATGGGTTTGACGCCGGAGCGTAGGAAAGAACTTCGGGAACTGGCAAGGCAGCATAACGAGAAACAAGTGGCGGAAAAGACGGAAGTGAAAGCCGTGCCGGAAACTTCCCGTGAGCAGCCACGACAGGAGGAAACACAGCCGGAGGCAGTCGCCGCACCTGCCGTTACAGATACCCCATCGGAAGCGGTGGGGACTTTCCTTTTCCCCGACATCGAAGCGGAAAAGCCGAAGGAGGAAGTCGTGGACCTTTCTCCGCGTGCCTACCACCGCACGCCGGAGATGCACCTGCGCGAAGGGTCGCTGGTGGCTGACCGGGGGCGTCATAACATCGGCTACCTGAAAGACATCACGCCATACGGGGCGACATTCCAGCCGCTCGACCTGAAAGGATACCAGAAGGAAAAGGCGTTGTTGTATGTGTCGCTGCGTGACGCCTACGAGCGTCTGTACCGTTATGAATCGCTCCGGCGCGAGGCAAATGTTCCGTGGCGAGAGCATCTGAATACCTGTTACGATGAGTTTGTCATGCGCTACGGCAACCTCAACGCCAAGCAGAACGTGAAGTTAGTGATGATGGATGCGGGCGGGCGCGACATCCTTTCGCTGGAACGGATGGAAAACGGAAAGTTCGTCAAGGCGGACATCTTCGAGCATCCTGTTTCCTTCGCGGTGGAGAGCCATGCCAACGTAGGCTCTCCCGAAGAAGCCCTGTCTGCGTCGCTCAACAAATATGGTACGGTCAATCTCGACTATATGCGGGAGATAACCGACAGCACGGCGGAGGATTTGCTCACTGCCCTGCAAGGGCGCATCTACTACAATCCGCTCGTGACCGGTTACGAAATCAAAGACCGTTTCATCGCCGGAAATGTCATAGAGAAAGCGGAACGCATAGAGGCATGGATGGGTGACAATCCCGAAAATGAGCGTATGCCGGAGGTGAAGCAGGCGTTGGAGGCTCTGAAAGATGCCGAGCCGCAGCGCATCGCCTTCGAGGATCTGGACTTCAATTTCGGGGAACGCTGGATTCCGACGGGTGTCTATGCCGCCTACATGAGCCGGCTGTTCGACACGGAGGTGAAAATCGCCTATTCCGCAAGCATGGACGAGTTTTCGGTGGTGTGCGGCTACCGCACCATGAAAATCACGGACGAGTTTCTGGTGAAGGGGTATTACCGGAACTATGACGGTATGCACCTCCTAAAACACGCCCTGCACAACACCTGCCCTGACATGATGAAGTCCATCGGCAAGGACGAGCATGGCAACGACATCAAGATGCGCGACAGCGAGGGAATACAACTCGCCAACGCCAAGATTGACGAGATACGAAACGGCTTCTCCGAATGGCTCGAAGAGCAGTCGCCGCAGTTCAAGGAGCGGCTTGTGACGATGTATAACCGCAAGTTCAACTGTTTCGTGCGCCCGCGCTACGACGGCTCCCATCAGACCTTTCCCGACCTCAACCTGAAAGGGCTGGCAAGCCGGGGTATCAAGAGCGTCTATCCCTCACAGATGGATTGCGTCTGGATGTTGAAACAGAACGGCGGCGGAATTTGCGACCACGAGGTGGGAACCGGTAAGACGCTGATAATGTGCATCGCCGCGCATGAGATGAAGCGTCTGAATTTGGCACACAAGCCGATGATTATCGGGCTGAAAGCCAACGTTGCGGAGATTGCAGCCACCTATCAGGCGGCATATCCCAACGCACGTATTCTGTACGCTTCGGAGAAGGACTTTTCGACCGCCAACCGTGTGCGCTTCTTCAATAATATAAAGAACAACGACTACGATTGCGTCATCATGTCGCACGACCAGTTCGGCAAGATACCGCAGTCGCCGGAATTGCAGCAGCGCATCCTGCAAGCAGAGCTTGACACGGTGGAGGAAAACCTCGAAGTGCTACGGCAGCAGGGAAAGAACGTGTCGCGGGCGATGCTGAAAGGATTGGAGAAGCGCAAGCACAACCTTGAAGCGAAGCTGGAGAAGGTGGAACACGCCATAAAGTCACGCACGGACGACGTGGTGGATTTCAAGCAGATGGGCATCGACCACATCTTCATAGATGAGAGCCACCAGTTCAAGAATCTGACTTTCAACACGCGCCACGACCGTGTGGCGGGATTGGGAAACAGCGAGGGAAGCCAGAAGGCACTTAACATGCTCTTTGCCATACGCACCATACAGGAGCGCACAGGAAAAGACTTGGGTGCGACCTTCCTCTCCGGCACGACTATCAGCAACTCACTGACTGAATTGTACCTGCTGTTCAAGTACCTGCGCCCGAAGGAGCTGGAACGGCAGGACATAAGGTGTTTCGACGCTTGGGCGGCGATATTTGCCAAGAAGACGACGGATTTTGAATTTAACGTGACGAACAATGTGGTCCAGAAGGAGCGTTTCCGCTACTTCATCAAAGTGCCGGAGCTTGCCGCCTTCTATAATGAAATCACGGACTACCGCACGGCGGAGGATGTGGGCGTTGACCGTCCTGCCAAGAACGAGATACTGCACCATATACCGCCCACGCCGGAACAGGAGGACTTCATACAGAAACTGATGCAGTTCGCCAAGACGGGCGATGCCACCTTGTTGGGCAGGCTGCCGCTTTCGGAAACGGAAGAAAAGGCGAAGATGCTCATCGCCACGGACTATGCCCGGAAAATGGCACTCGACATGCGCATGATAGACCCGAATTACGAAGATCATCCCGACAACAAAGCGAGTCACTGTGCCAAGATGATCGCGGAGTATTATCAAAAATACGACGCCCAGAAAGGCACGCAGTTCGTTTTCTCTGATTTGGGGACATACCAGCCGGGCGACGGGTGGAACGTCTATTCGGAAATCAAGCGCAAACTGACGGAGGACTACGGTATACCGCCAAGCGAGGTGCGCTTCATTCAGGAGTGCAAGACCGACAAGGCGCGGAAGGCGGTGATAGACGCCATGAACGCCGGGACGGTGCGTGTGCTGTTCGGCTCTACCTCTATGCTCGGAACGGGTGTGAACGCCCAGAAACGGTGTGTGGCTATCCATCATCTCGATACGCCGTGGCGACCGTCCGACTTGCAACAGCGTGACGGACGCGGAGTTAGGGCAGGTAATGAGATTGCCAAACATTTCGCCGGGAACAACGTGGATGTAATCATCTACGCGGTGGAGAAGTCACTGGACAGCTACAAGTTCAACCTCCTGCACTGCAAGCAGACTTTCATAAGCCAGCTCAAAAGCGGTGCGATGGGTGCGCGTACCATCGACGAGGGGGCAATGGACGAAAAATCGGGCATGAATTTCTCGGAATACATGGCGTTGCTCTCCGGCAATACCGACCTGTTGGACAAGGCGAAACTGGAAAAGCGGATCGCATCGCTCGAAGGGGAACGCAAGTCGTTCAACAAGGGCAAGCGTGATTCGGAGTTCAAGCTGGAGTCAAAGACCGGCGAGTTGCGCAACAACACGGCTTTCATAGATGCCATGACGGAGGACTGGAACCGCTTCCTGTCGGTGGTGCAGACCGACAAGGAGGGCAACCGCCTTAATATAATAAAGGTGGACGGAGTGGATTCCGCCGATGAGAAGGTCATCGGAAAGCGTTTGCAGGAGATAGCCAAGAATGCCACGACCGGAGGGTTGTACACGCAGGTCGGTGAACTTTACGGTTTTCCGATAAAGGTGGTGAGCGAAAGGATACTCAAAGAGGGATTGGAGTTCACCGACAACCGCTTCGTGGTCGAGGGGAACTACAAGTACACCTACAACAACGGGCATCTGGCGATGGCTGACCCGTTGGCCGCCGCCCGCAACTTCCTCAACGCGATGGAGAGGATACCCTCCATCATCGACCAGTACAAGGCGAAGAACGAGGTGCTGGAGATGGAGATACCGCAGTTACAGGAGATAGCGGGTAAGGTGTGGAAGAAGGAGGACGAGCTGAAGCAGTTGAAGTCCGAACTTGCCGCCCTTGACCGAAAAATTCAGCTGGAGCTTGCGCCACCCACGCCCGAAGTCGCAGAAAAGGAGAATGAAGGGCAACAGCTCAAGCCGGAAGCGGAAGATGTGAGGAACAGGCAGGCGCAATATCCCGAAAATGCACCGCCGCAGATACGCAGTCCGGCGGATAGTATCGTTGCCAACCATGTCATAATCGGGCGTCCGGGACTGTATGCCAAGGAGGAAACCCGGTCCAAAGGATTGAAAATATAA
- the tet(Q) gene encoding tetracycline resistance ribosomal protection protein Tet(Q) has product MNIINLGILAHIDAGKTSVTENLLFASGATEKCGRVDNGDTITDSMDIEKRRGITVRASTTSIIWNGVKCNIIDTPGHMDFIAEVERTFKMLDGAVLILSAKEGIQAQTKLLFSTLQKLQIPTIIFINKIDRAGVNLERLYMDIKTNLSQDVLFMQTVVDGSVYPVCSQTYIKEEYKEFVCNHDDDILERYLADSEISPADYWNTIIALVAKAKVYPVLHGSAMFNIGINELLDAISSFILPPASVSNRLSAYLYKIEHDPKGHKRSFLKIIDGSLRLRDVVRINDSEKFIKIKNLKTIYQGREINVDEVGANDIAIVEDIEDFRIGDYLGAKPCLIQGLSHQHPALKSSVRPNKPEERSKVISALNTLWIEDPSLSFSINSYSDELEISLYGLTQKEIIQTLLEERFSVKVHFDEIKTIYKERPIKKVNKIIQIEVPPNPYWATIGLTLEPLPLGAGLQIESDISYGYLNHSFQNAVFEGIRMSCQSGLHGWEVTDLKVTFTQAEYYSPVSTPADFRQLTPYVFRLALQQSGVDILEPMLCFELQIPQVASSKAITDLQKLMSEIEDISCNNEWCHIKGKVPLNTSKDYASEVSSYTKGLGIFMVKPCGYQITKDGYSDNIRMNEKDKLLFMFQKSMSLK; this is encoded by the coding sequence ATGAATATTATAAATTTAGGAATTCTTGCTCACATTGATGCAGGAAAAACTTCCGTAACCGAGAATCTGCTGTTTGCCAGTGGAGCAACGGAAAAGTGCGGCCGTGTGGATAATGGTGACACCATAACGGACTCTATGGATATAGAGAAACGTAGAGGAATTACTGTCCGGGCTTCTACGACATCTATTATCTGGAATGGAGTGAAATGCAATATCATTGACACTCCGGGACACATGGATTTTATTGCGGAAGTGGAGCGGACATTCAAAATGCTTGATGGAGCAGTCCTCATCTTATCCGCAAAGGAAGGCATACAAGCGCAGACAAAGTTGCTGTTCAGTACTTTACAAAAGCTGCAAATCCCGACAATTATATTTATCAATAAGATTGACCGTGCCGGTGTGAATTTGGAGCGTTTGTATATGGATATAAAAACAAATCTGTCGCAAGATGTCCTGTTTATGCAAACTGTTGTCGATGGATCGGTTTATCCGGTTTGCTCCCAAACATATATAAAGGAAGAATACAAAGAATTTGTATGCAACCATGACGACGATATATTAGAACGATATTTGGCGGATAGCGAAATTTCACCGGCTGATTATTGGAATACGATAATCGCTCTTGTGGCAAAAGCCAAAGTCTATCCGGTGCTACATGGATCAGCAATGTTCAATATCGGTATCAATGAGTTGTTGGACGCCATTTCTTCTTTTATACTTCCTCCGGCATCAGTCTCAAACAGACTTTCAGCTTATCTCTATAAGATAGAGCATGACCCCAAAGGGCATAAAAGAAGTTTTCTTAAAATAATTGACGGAAGTCTGAGACTTCGAGACGTTGTAAGAATCAACGATTCGGAAAAATTCATCAAGATTAAAAATCTAAAGACTATTTATCAGGGCAGAGAGATAAATGTTGATGAAGTGGGTGCCAATGATATCGCGATTGTAGAAGATATAGAAGATTTTCGAATCGGAGATTATTTAGGTGCTAAACCTTGTTTGATTCAAGGATTATCTCATCAGCATCCCGCTCTCAAATCCTCCGTCCGGCCAAATAAGCCCGAAGAGAGAAGCAAGGTGATATCCGCTCTGAATACATTGTGGATTGAAGACCCGTCTTTGTCCTTTTCCATAAACTCATATAGTGATGAATTGGAAATCTCGTTATATGGTTTGACCCAAAAGGAAATCATACAGACATTGCTGGAAGAACGATTTTCCGTAAAGGTCCATTTTGATGAGATCAAGACTATCTACAAAGAACGACCTATAAAAAAGGTCAATAAGATTATTCAGATCGAAGTACCACCCAACCCTTACTGGGCCACAATAGGGCTGACTCTTGAACCCTTACCGTTAGGGGCAGGGTTGCAAATCGAAAGTGACATCTCCTATGGTTATCTGAACCATTCTTTTCAAAATGCCGTTTTTGAAGGGATTCGTATGTCTTGCCAATCTGGTTTACATGGATGGGAAGTGACAGATCTGAAAGTAACTTTTACTCAAGCCGAGTATTATAGCCCGGTAAGTACACCTGCTGATTTCAGACAGCTGACCCCTTATGTCTTCAGGCTGGCTTTGCAACAGTCAGGTGTGGACATTCTCGAACCGATGCTCTGTTTTGAGTTGCAGATACCCCAAGTAGCGAGTTCCAAAGCTATTACAGATTTGCAAAAACTGATGTCTGAGATTGAAGACATCAGTTGTAATAATGAGTGGTGTCATATTAAAGGGAAAGTTCCATTAAATACAAGTAAAGACTATGCCTCAGAAGTAAGTTCGTACACTAAGGGCTTAGGCATTTTTATGGTTAAGCCATGTGGGTATCAAATAACAAAAGACGGTTATTCTGATAATATCCGCATGAACGAAAAAGATAAACTTTTATTCATGTTCCAAAAATCAATGTCATTAAAATAA
- a CDS encoding dihydrofolate reductase family protein has translation MGKVQILAVLTMDGCLSSELYDKAHQDLCLDRCGLDEIRKKAFYRVTPDYSISMLHEWRKDCTNIRYLAEATPDTADYINGLLRMHAVDEIILYTVPFISGSGRHFFKSALPEQHWTLSSLKSYPNGVCRIIYILDKKAR, from the coding sequence ATGGGTAAAGTTCAGATTCTCGCCGTACTGACGATGGACGGATGTCTTTCTTCAGAGTTATATGATAAAGCACATCAGGATTTGTGCCTTGACCGTTGCGGTCTTGATGAAATCAGGAAGAAAGCCTTTTACCGTGTGACACCGGACTATTCCATTTCAATGCTGCACGAATGGAGAAAAGACTGCACAAACATCCGTTACCTCGCGGAAGCCACACCGGACACGGCAGACTATATAAACGGACTGCTGCGGATGCACGCTGTGGATGAAATCATACTATACACCGTTCCTTTCATATCCGGAAGCGGACGACATTTTTTTAAGTCGGCTCTGCCAGAGCAACACTGGACGCTTTCCTCTTTGAAAAGCTATCCCAACGGTGTATGTCGCATTATCTATATCCTTGATAAAAAAGCAAGATAG